The following proteins are co-located in the Fodinibius salicampi genome:
- a CDS encoding flagellar protein FliS, producing MQNPQKVYQRQAVKNASPMQLVVKLYDLVLQATYREDEERVKDILATLIESLNFDYEPADELFQLYKYCQDLARKKEYGEIREILEPLRDAWDQAANKEKGSRNGISA from the coding sequence ATGCAGAATCCACAAAAAGTTTATCAACGACAAGCCGTAAAGAATGCCTCCCCCATGCAGCTGGTTGTCAAACTGTATGACCTAGTACTACAGGCTACATACCGCGAGGATGAAGAGCGTGTTAAAGATATTCTTGCAACACTTATAGAAAGTTTAAATTTTGATTATGAGCCTGCTGATGAGTTATTTCAGCTTTATAAATATTGTCAGGATCTTGCCCGAAAAAAGGAATATGGAGAAATCAGGGAGATACTGGAACCTCTGCGGGATGCCTGGGATCAGGCTGCAAACAAAGAAAAGGGAAGTAGAAACGGTATCTCGGCTTAA
- the fliD gene encoding flagellar filament capping protein FliD — protein MNSISSLIQQTNPYEQFVQQLVMIESQKKFKLEDQRSTLNKQQSALSNVSSVISNFTNKIDELNSATSNSFNPLKATSSDESVVRVDSISGMTEPNNYDITVNRKATKDIMLSNVIDGTATDLAGFGDGSVDITIGDKTETISVTTTNDDGTTKTNQEVLESFSTAINDLLGEKSDSDVFQIDNDGNVQLSIKSTETGYDERIQFSNASGVLAEVTGNMTHLETNTQNLDSEFTVDGITFTRGQNTVENAISGMTFTLLDDPGTQEQISVTKDVETAKDNIDDFISTFNEMNKKIRNNTFINGETGNKGPLQGMRSIRNLTINLRQTALTDMTAAADGELDNLMDIGLGFENDGTMKIEDADLLEKALTDRPEEVQKLFTDDTSPVMAMYNQAEIYTQTNGVISSLESGLDQKIDFIDNRIDSENRYLEKYEERQRQEFAELQQIQDDGQRQFNAIMNYQSSLGF, from the coding sequence ATGAATTCTATTAGCAGTCTTATACAGCAAACCAATCCCTACGAGCAGTTTGTACAACAGCTGGTAATGATCGAAAGCCAAAAAAAGTTCAAGCTGGAAGATCAGCGAAGTACGCTAAACAAACAGCAGTCGGCCTTAAGTAACGTCAGCTCTGTTATCTCTAATTTTACTAATAAAATTGACGAACTTAACAGTGCCACTTCAAATAGCTTTAATCCGCTAAAAGCTACTTCAAGTGACGAAAGCGTAGTGCGAGTAGATTCCATCTCGGGGATGACCGAGCCAAATAATTATGACATTACGGTTAACCGGAAAGCAACCAAAGATATTATGCTTTCGAATGTCATAGACGGAACTGCAACAGATCTTGCTGGATTTGGAGACGGATCAGTAGATATCACTATTGGGGACAAAACCGAAACGATTTCAGTCACGACTACTAATGATGACGGGACCACCAAAACGAACCAGGAAGTTTTGGAGTCATTTTCTACTGCTATCAATGATTTATTAGGTGAAAAGTCGGACAGCGACGTTTTCCAGATCGATAATGACGGCAATGTTCAGCTTTCTATTAAAAGTACTGAAACCGGCTATGATGAACGCATACAGTTCAGTAATGCTAGTGGGGTTCTCGCAGAAGTCACCGGTAATATGACACACCTCGAAACCAATACCCAAAATCTGGATTCCGAATTCACGGTTGATGGAATTACCTTCACCCGAGGACAGAATACTGTAGAAAATGCCATTTCGGGCATGACCTTCACGCTTCTGGATGATCCGGGTACGCAGGAACAAATTTCTGTAACGAAAGATGTAGAAACAGCCAAAGATAATATTGACGATTTCATCTCTACCTTTAATGAGATGAATAAGAAAATCCGAAACAATACCTTTATTAATGGAGAAACCGGGAATAAAGGTCCCCTGCAGGGAATGCGATCTATCCGAAACCTGACAATTAACTTGCGCCAAACGGCACTGACGGATATGACTGCAGCAGCAGATGGCGAACTGGATAATCTGATGGATATTGGGCTTGGATTTGAAAATGACGGAACCATGAAGATTGAAGACGCCGACCTTCTTGAAAAAGCACTCACGGATCGCCCGGAAGAAGTTCAAAAACTTTTTACCGATGATACTTCACCAGTCATGGCTATGTACAATCAGGCGGAAATTTATACCCAGACCAATGGAGTCATCTCTTCGCTGGAAAGCGGGCTGGACCAAAAGATAGACTTCATTGATAATCGAATCGATTCTGAAAACCGATACCTGGAAAAATATGAGGAGCGCCAGCGGCAAGAATTTGCTGAACTCCAACAAATTCAGGATGATGGACAGCGACAGTTTAATGCAATCATGAATTATCAATCATCCTTGGGCTTCTAA
- a CDS encoding sigma-54-dependent transcriptional regulator, with protein MKNHVLIVEDDEMLLEFLEENLSVNGYKATAFESPTGAIEFLENNGVDLVLTDVKMDDMTGDEVLSHVLENHQETGVIMMTGFGNITHAVRALQKGAFDYITKPFKAKEIIFRIDRYFEAGSAFNKQHKINAFTQDKKQKEPKKTAEESSEEVIQQAEKRFIGENRQVNQLMDILPKIATSTAPVMIQGESGTGKEVFANLIHKNSNRSDAPYIKINCANLPRELVESTLFGHVKGAFTGAISDQKGAFAEAHGGTILLDEITEIDIQIQAKLLRVLQEKEFRRVGSQKPIECDVRVIATSNRNIAEAIADGKFREDLYYRLNVFPISIPPLRERKEDIPLLVDYFINRYTEKYGLESKEVSDDLMEVLIDRKWNGNVRELENKIHRGVILSKDNDVITLDHVEQNMFAKLDLEVSEEVLSDLPLMSIEDMELQLIKKALEHTQGNQKEAAEILGITDRTIRNKIKKASSNDNNEESQ; from the coding sequence ATGAAAAACCACGTATTGATAGTTGAGGATGATGAAATGCTCCTCGAATTCCTCGAGGAAAATTTATCTGTTAATGGTTATAAAGCAACCGCCTTTGAATCCCCAACTGGAGCTATTGAATTCCTTGAAAATAACGGTGTAGATCTTGTTCTCACCGATGTTAAAATGGATGACATGACTGGGGACGAAGTACTTTCACATGTACTGGAGAACCATCAGGAGACCGGCGTTATCATGATGACGGGATTCGGGAACATCACCCATGCGGTCCGGGCGCTGCAAAAAGGAGCCTTCGATTATATTACCAAGCCTTTCAAGGCCAAGGAAATTATTTTCCGGATTGATCGCTATTTTGAAGCCGGCTCTGCTTTTAATAAGCAGCACAAAATAAATGCCTTTACCCAGGATAAAAAGCAAAAAGAACCTAAGAAAACGGCGGAGGAGTCTTCGGAAGAGGTTATCCAACAGGCCGAAAAAAGATTTATTGGAGAAAACAGGCAGGTCAATCAGCTGATGGATATTCTCCCTAAAATTGCAACGAGCACGGCGCCTGTAATGATCCAGGGGGAAAGTGGTACTGGGAAAGAGGTTTTTGCAAACCTTATTCACAAGAATAGCAACCGCTCTGATGCTCCCTATATCAAGATTAATTGTGCAAATCTTCCCCGGGAATTGGTAGAAAGCACGCTTTTTGGCCACGTTAAAGGGGCGTTTACAGGAGCAATATCCGATCAAAAAGGGGCTTTTGCAGAAGCCCACGGAGGCACTATACTTCTTGATGAGATTACTGAAATCGATATCCAGATACAGGCCAAACTTTTGAGAGTACTGCAGGAGAAGGAATTTCGGCGGGTAGGCAGCCAAAAGCCTATTGAATGCGATGTGCGAGTCATCGCAACTTCCAACCGTAACATTGCGGAAGCCATAGCCGACGGGAAATTCCGTGAAGACCTTTACTATCGGCTGAATGTTTTCCCTATTTCTATTCCTCCCCTTAGAGAACGAAAGGAGGACATTCCATTATTGGTGGATTATTTTATCAACCGGTATACTGAAAAATATGGGCTGGAATCCAAGGAGGTATCTGACGATCTCATGGAGGTCCTTATTGATAGAAAATGGAACGGCAATGTTCGCGAGCTGGAAAATAAAATTCATCGCGGTGTAATCCTGTCAAAAGACAACGATGTTATTACGCTGGATCATGTCGAACAAAATATGTTCGCCAAACTGGATCTGGAAGTAAGTGAGGAAGTGCTTTCTGACTTACCCCTTATGTCTATTGAGGATATGGAGCTCCAGTTGATCAAAAAAGCGCTCGAACATACCCAAGGTAATCAAAAAGAAGCGGCTGAAATACTGGGCATCACGGATCGTACCATCCGAAATAAGATAAAAAAAGCTTCTTCCAATGATAATAATGAAGAAAGTCAATAA
- a CDS encoding tetratricopeptide repeat protein, whose product MKYQLTSALTKREEAISWADLVVFLSDLKYLDCQKIKDWAQKFCNVTVAGKGKRPARLPKEVAWYSYANDNKKRSEIWNRLVRRAEKEWVLFVEDDEQIRFSDFPKEESLASNVWSPALIRQVGGGSIRQFYQMRLVNTDIDGESLYEGQNLPDCTRYIREKDIKLYNRPILIERESSPVAHIDVEEELSVKNYAPKLYLVQGDRYFQEKKYVRSAAQYRQLLKKKKLLPFDRLAAVNGLASCMAEQHKWTKAMTLTQESIKAEPLQSLPYLIQYKIHKLQKEWQKAHAVLRRYFERQSLYSRASFDKIMNGEITLVNLANIALKAGNRQKASDYFEELFTYKRGDVDRSLLYKVLVLSIELSDFERSVHLFNRLFKNVLPDQLDEKQKEELNDIMDMFMAQEWYGFVADVYNKLHNAYPEDQTFKRRLIVVLTKTNRLDKARNIVANIV is encoded by the coding sequence ATGAAGTATCAACTTACCTCCGCTTTAACTAAAAGAGAAGAAGCGATAAGCTGGGCCGACTTGGTTGTGTTTTTATCTGATTTGAAGTACCTGGACTGTCAAAAAATTAAGGATTGGGCTCAAAAGTTTTGTAATGTCACGGTTGCCGGAAAAGGAAAGCGGCCTGCCAGACTACCTAAAGAAGTTGCCTGGTATTCTTATGCTAATGATAATAAAAAACGTTCAGAAATATGGAACCGATTGGTCAGGAGGGCGGAAAAAGAGTGGGTGTTGTTTGTAGAAGATGATGAGCAAATACGCTTTAGTGATTTTCCAAAAGAGGAGTCATTAGCTTCTAATGTGTGGAGCCCCGCCTTAATTCGTCAAGTCGGCGGTGGTAGCATCAGGCAGTTTTACCAAATGCGGCTGGTAAATACGGATATCGACGGAGAGTCATTATACGAAGGACAAAATTTACCGGATTGTACCCGGTATATCAGGGAAAAGGATATAAAGCTGTACAATCGACCTATTTTAATCGAAAGAGAAAGCAGCCCCGTTGCACATATTGATGTAGAGGAAGAACTTTCGGTGAAAAATTATGCTCCCAAGCTATACCTTGTGCAGGGAGACCGTTATTTCCAGGAGAAAAAATATGTCCGGTCGGCAGCCCAGTATCGTCAGCTGTTAAAGAAAAAGAAACTTCTTCCATTCGACAGGTTAGCAGCCGTTAACGGGTTGGCAAGTTGTATGGCAGAGCAACATAAGTGGACAAAAGCGATGACCCTTACCCAGGAATCCATAAAGGCGGAACCCTTGCAGTCGCTTCCCTATCTTATTCAGTATAAAATTCATAAGCTCCAAAAGGAATGGCAGAAAGCGCATGCGGTATTACGGAGATACTTTGAGCGGCAGTCGCTCTATTCCAGAGCCAGCTTTGATAAAATTATGAATGGTGAAATCACATTAGTCAATCTAGCCAATATCGCCTTAAAGGCCGGAAATAGACAGAAAGCTTCGGACTATTTTGAAGAATTATTTACATATAAGAGGGGAGATGTAGATCGATCGCTTTTATATAAAGTGCTGGTCTTGTCTATTGAACTATCTGATTTTGAACGATCGGTTCACCTGTTTAATCGTTTATTTAAAAATGTATTGCCTGATCAGCTTGATGAAAAGCAGAAAGAAGAGCTGAATGATATTATGGATATGTTTATGGCGCAGGAATGGTATGGTTTTGTTGCTGATGTCTATAATAAACTGCACAATGCCTATCCGGAAGATCAGACTTTTAAAAGGCGTTTAATAGTTGTGCTGACCAAAACGAATCGCTTGGATAAAGCCCGGAATATCGTTGCGAATATTGTATAA
- a CDS encoding flagellin, translating to MRITQKTMFDSFMRDVNKNRREMAGIQSDLSSGRSVRVPSQDPVSFQSSRIIEGNLKKTEQYQSNINSGLRQGRLAQDTMNGVIDSLIQVKDIMVKGASDTVGESERESMADEISGIRRRIVDSLNSQYGDRYLFAGTNSGDKPFELAGGVVTNNSNNKAPHIVAADGVEIDISITGQEIANTDAGDLFDIIGNVEDALRNNDDEALNDLLPDGDETIEHVTNLTSKLGDNINRMDFMFEQYESTKITQESDVSELVDTNYAEAFSKLQRNQVAYESAIAAHSKMFKNVLLNYI from the coding sequence ATGCGTATTACTCAAAAAACAATGTTTGATAGTTTTATGCGGGATGTGAATAAGAATCGTCGAGAGATGGCCGGAATACAGTCCGACCTGTCGAGCGGACGTAGTGTTCGGGTTCCGTCTCAGGATCCGGTTTCTTTTCAAAGCAGCAGGATTATAGAAGGAAATCTTAAGAAGACCGAGCAGTATCAGAGTAATATTAATAGTGGACTGCGCCAGGGCCGGCTTGCTCAGGATACCATGAATGGCGTAATCGACAGTCTTATCCAGGTTAAAGATATAATGGTGAAGGGAGCCTCGGACACCGTTGGCGAAAGTGAGCGGGAATCAATGGCCGATGAGATTTCTGGTATCCGCAGACGCATCGTGGATAGTCTGAACTCCCAGTATGGTGATCGTTATCTGTTTGCCGGTACGAATAGTGGGGACAAGCCATTTGAGCTAGCCGGTGGTGTGGTTACAAATAACAGTAATAATAAAGCACCCCATATAGTTGCAGCAGACGGCGTTGAAATTGATATAAGTATCACGGGGCAGGAGATTGCGAATACAGACGCCGGTGATCTCTTTGATATCATCGGAAATGTGGAGGACGCTCTGAGAAACAATGATGATGAAGCCCTAAATGACTTATTACCTGATGGGGATGAAACCATAGAACACGTAACTAATTTGACCTCAAAGCTGGGGGATAATATCAATCGAATGGATTTTATGTTTGAACAGTACGAATCCACAAAGATTACACAAGAGTCGGATGTAAGTGAGCTGGTAGATACAAACTATGCCGAAGCTTTTTCTAAGTTGCAGCGAAATCAGGTGGCTTACGAATCTGCAATAGCGGCACACAGCAAGATGTTTAAGAATGTTCTGCTTAACTATATCTGA
- the flgK gene encoding flagellar hook-associated protein FlgK translates to MRSLFEIAKSGLQSSQRSLSVTSNNIVNADTPGYSRQRVEKSPNGMQIDGFHAGLGVNIDDVSRLRDGMNDVLLNKKQQDLGYLEKKSEIYEKLEATMVTDYGEDLDSQIGGLFDNFSELASNPQDVSVRNNLINETQQFNSKLHEMSRSIDETGNLVQNFAGKTLDSINSLLNNINELNHSIKQSEAKGQPDHSSMDLRVAKLQELSELVDFESQVTDTGAVQIEIGGHKVLDEDQAYNIRAEIDDVNKKFRLRLNNGYVIEPQGGKIGAEIEMYEEGIPEIKKKLNNIASTVVTEINNLHSSGYGLEDNTQRAFFDPAGTTAENIKLNQAIVDNPRHLAASDTAGEEGNGEVASQIANLRNEKIIGDSTTNQRLTEYTVGIISKPGEELSALSSAIEARDSEIQMLKRQQEETAGVNIDEELSRMIKFQNAYQGAAKVMSSAQQMYDTLISIVR, encoded by the coding sequence ATGAGATCATTATTTGAAATAGCGAAAAGTGGCCTGCAAAGTTCGCAACGATCTTTGTCGGTTACCTCAAACAACATTGTTAATGCCGACACACCCGGTTATAGCCGTCAGCGGGTAGAAAAATCGCCCAATGGTATGCAAATAGATGGCTTTCACGCAGGACTTGGAGTAAACATAGACGATGTAAGCCGCCTGCGCGATGGAATGAATGATGTATTGCTCAATAAAAAGCAGCAGGATTTGGGCTACCTGGAGAAAAAGTCAGAAATATATGAAAAACTGGAAGCAACCATGGTTACCGACTATGGAGAGGATCTGGATAGCCAGATTGGGGGGTTATTCGATAATTTTTCGGAGCTTGCAAGTAATCCACAGGATGTAAGTGTAAGAAATAATCTTATCAATGAAACCCAGCAGTTTAACAGCAAGCTGCATGAGATGAGTCGCAGTATTGATGAAACAGGTAATTTGGTGCAAAACTTCGCGGGTAAGACGCTGGATTCTATCAATAGTCTGTTGAATAATATTAATGAACTAAATCATTCAATCAAGCAAAGTGAGGCTAAAGGACAGCCCGACCATAGCAGTATGGATTTAAGAGTGGCAAAGTTACAAGAGCTTTCTGAGCTGGTTGACTTTGAAAGCCAGGTAACGGATACGGGAGCAGTTCAAATTGAGATAGGGGGCCATAAAGTTCTGGATGAAGATCAGGCCTATAATATCCGGGCCGAAATTGATGACGTAAATAAGAAATTTCGGTTGCGGTTAAATAATGGTTACGTGATAGAGCCCCAGGGAGGAAAAATAGGAGCGGAGATTGAGATGTATGAAGAGGGTATTCCTGAGATTAAGAAAAAGCTTAATAATATCGCTTCTACGGTGGTAACAGAGATTAACAATCTCCATAGCAGTGGTTATGGACTTGAAGACAATACTCAGCGGGCATTTTTTGATCCCGCCGGTACAACAGCTGAAAATATCAAGCTTAATCAGGCTATTGTCGATAACCCGAGACATCTGGCAGCATCAGATACGGCCGGAGAAGAAGGGAATGGAGAAGTAGCCTCTCAAATAGCCAACCTGAGAAATGAAAAGATTATTGGTGACTCTACGACTAATCAACGTCTTACAGAATACACAGTGGGAATTATAAGTAAGCCCGGTGAAGAGCTAAGTGCTCTTAGCTCTGCCATAGAAGCCCGGGATTCGGAGATTCAGATGCTGAAAAGACAGCAGGAAGAAACAGCAGGAGTTAACATCGATGAAGAACTCAGTCGAATGATCAAGTTTCAAAATGCTTATCAGGGAGCGGCTAAAGTTATGAGTTCAGCCCAGCAAATGTACGACACCTTAATCAGTATAGTCAGATAG
- the flgI gene encoding flagellar basal body P-ring protein FlgI, with the protein MINTKYGLSFFCICLLISTAFISEAEGQSRLNSLVKVQNAHAKKIVGYGLVTGLDRTGDRTISRRGAEFTVQSIANMLDNFGITVNPDRLRTRNVAAVMVTAVIGPYHASGSEIDITVSSLGDASSLEGGVLLETPLMDPSTKEVFVEAQGPLVVGGIKEEIGSSRMSRNGSLTATIPGGGIVQQNNDFQLDPDQPLGLVLDEPGFINARRVTEVINNNFDEEIASVYNPGLVQVEWPAAFQGQGTRNIFVSTIMEQEVTLDKPARVVINERTGTIVAGGDVTIDNAMVSHGSVQVRTQVTPFVSQPPPFSGGDTEVIPVPDIGISEESAQNVVFESDTNVQQLAEALDSLGMSPRDIISIFQALDRAGALQGELIVM; encoded by the coding sequence ATGATTAATACGAAATATGGACTGTCGTTCTTCTGTATATGTTTACTGATATCAACCGCATTTATTTCTGAGGCCGAGGGGCAAAGCCGGTTAAATAGCTTAGTAAAGGTGCAGAACGCCCATGCTAAAAAAATAGTGGGCTATGGACTGGTAACAGGCCTGGACCGAACCGGCGACCGAACTATTAGTCGGCGGGGAGCTGAATTCACGGTTCAGTCTATTGCTAATATGCTCGATAATTTTGGCATTACCGTTAATCCGGATCGTCTGCGTACCCGCAATGTAGCTGCCGTAATGGTTACGGCTGTTATCGGTCCCTATCATGCCTCAGGAAGCGAGATTGATATTACGGTTTCTTCCCTGGGAGATGCGAGCAGCCTGGAAGGGGGTGTACTTTTAGAAACACCCTTAATGGATCCCTCAACCAAAGAAGTCTTTGTGGAAGCACAGGGCCCACTGGTGGTAGGCGGCATAAAAGAAGAAATAGGAAGTTCCCGTATGTCAAGAAATGGATCTCTGACCGCAACTATCCCGGGAGGCGGAATTGTACAGCAAAATAATGATTTTCAACTTGATCCGGATCAGCCACTGGGGCTGGTGTTGGACGAACCGGGATTTATTAATGCGCGTCGTGTTACAGAAGTGATCAATAATAATTTTGATGAAGAAATTGCCTCGGTATATAATCCGGGATTGGTACAGGTTGAATGGCCGGCTGCTTTTCAGGGTCAGGGCACTAGAAATATATTTGTAAGCACCATCATGGAACAGGAGGTTACACTGGATAAGCCGGCGCGCGTTGTAATTAATGAACGTACAGGTACGATTGTAGCAGGCGGTGATGTGACGATTGACAATGCCATGGTTTCACATGGAAGCGTACAGGTTAGAACACAAGTAACTCCTTTTGTTAGTCAGCCTCCTCCATTTAGTGGCGGAGATACTGAAGTTATTCCGGTGCCCGATATAGGAATAAGCGAGGAGTCGGCTCAGAATGTAGTTTTTGAGTCAGACACTAATGTCCAGCAACTGGCCGAAGCCCTTGATTCTCTTGGAATGAGCCCGCGGGATATTATTTCCATTTTCCAGGCTCTTGATCGGGCCGGGGCATTGCAAGGTGAGCTTATAGTCATGTAA
- a CDS encoding flagellar basal body L-ring protein FlgH — protein MIRNTASVTLLLMVIATPVWAQNSMYQDNAASQVGDIITVILQENISGSTSSEAENSSNAAGAAGGSTSSNFLPFQPTFGTNAEVNYDSDERVRTDQGQLLEGIMSVEVTDITNGGNLVIEGRRSTEINGERHTMDLKGIVRPRDINGRNQVLSYQLANARINYEKDGDVRGVTKKEGFFKRVALTGVGIALGAAVLLKSMN, from the coding sequence ATGATTAGAAATACCGCATCGGTAACACTTTTGTTAATGGTAATAGCCACACCGGTATGGGCACAAAATTCTATGTACCAGGATAATGCCGCCAGTCAGGTTGGGGATATCATAACCGTTATACTTCAGGAAAACATTTCGGGCAGTACCAGTTCTGAGGCAGAGAATTCTTCTAATGCTGCTGGGGCTGCAGGGGGATCAACATCCAGCAATTTTTTGCCTTTCCAGCCAACCTTTGGGACTAATGCAGAGGTTAACTACGATTCTGATGAACGGGTTCGGACAGATCAGGGGCAATTGCTTGAGGGTATAATGAGTGTTGAAGTGACAGATATCACCAATGGTGGAAATCTTGTGATAGAAGGTCGCCGGTCGACAGAAATAAATGGGGAACGCCATACCATGGATTTAAAAGGCATAGTACGTCCCCGGGATATTAACGGTCGGAATCAGGTCTTGTCGTATCAACTGGCAAATGCACGTATAAATTATGAAAAGGATGGAGATGTACGGGGGGTCACTAAAAAGGAAGGATTTTTTAAACGAGTGGCTCTGACAGGAGTCGGGATTGCACTGGGTGCCGCAGTCCTTCTTAAAAGTATGAACTAA
- the flgA gene encoding flagellar basal body P-ring formation chaperone FlgA has translation MPFLLLGETERFNWSAGTYLGEVQEKGADAKDIILEKAREGLTNYYSSGKYRFNIAPRWIPQRLLNMESEDILSVELKGEVRRYTDFEVLYKNRGNREKASIQLTVKVEQQIPVVSRRVSRGEVIKEEDLQERWVSLMRNKGDLMEDINAMKGKILRRTLLAGQPVRKSYVSREYIIEAGDRVKLIIEKQGIQVQLVGEAREPGAKGDKIRIYSEETRKKYKGEVISPGVTKWKNTL, from the coding sequence ATGCCGTTTTTATTATTGGGAGAGACAGAACGGTTTAATTGGTCAGCTGGAACTTATCTTGGTGAGGTGCAAGAAAAAGGCGCAGATGCCAAAGACATAATTCTTGAAAAGGCCAGAGAAGGACTGACAAATTATTATTCATCCGGGAAATATCGTTTTAATATTGCGCCACGATGGATTCCACAGCGTCTATTGAATATGGAATCCGAGGATATCCTCTCCGTTGAGCTAAAGGGAGAAGTACGGCGATATACTGATTTCGAGGTGTTATATAAGAACCGGGGAAACAGGGAAAAGGCCAGTATTCAACTGACGGTAAAAGTAGAGCAGCAGATACCGGTGGTAAGCCGCCGTGTTTCCCGGGGAGAAGTGATTAAAGAAGAGGATCTCCAGGAACGCTGGGTCTCATTAATGCGCAACAAAGGAGATCTGATGGAAGATATTAACGCAATGAAGGGGAAAATCCTGCGCAGGACCCTTCTCGCAGGCCAGCCAGTACGAAAATCTTATGTAAGCAGAGAATATATCATAGAGGCGGGCGATCGGGTAAAACTTATTATTGAGAAGCAGGGCATTCAGGTTCAGTTGGTGGGTGAAGCGCGTGAACCCGGTGCCAAAGGAGATAAAATCAGAATTTACAGCGAAGAAACAAGAAAAAAATATAAGGGCGAAGTTATCAGCCCGGGAGTAACAAAATGGAAAAATACACTTTAA